The Microbacterium paraoxydans genome includes a window with the following:
- a CDS encoding PaaX family transcriptional regulator, which yields MSPEPAAPVVLDDIDARPGSTASLLRTLIGLYLRPLGGWISAADLVALAADLGIPAAPARTGIARLKQKGLLLPERRDAVGYRLSPAAVPMLERGDRRIFRMQEMTDDDPWCLVSFSIPESARSVRHQLRRRLQWIGAGVVSPALWICPGHLRAEAEQILDELGARRWATLFDASAPAPAGTLAEAAAAWWDLDALRGEHEAFQASLTALPDAPFPAYVHLIDRWRVLPYTDPGLPPAMLPADWPGGRSFEAFARLSAAWAAPALAHVRAVTA from the coding sequence GTGTCTCCTGAGCCCGCGGCGCCGGTCGTGCTCGATGACATCGACGCCCGCCCCGGCAGCACCGCCTCGCTCCTGCGCACCCTGATCGGCCTGTATCTGCGCCCGCTGGGAGGCTGGATCTCGGCCGCCGATCTCGTGGCGCTGGCCGCCGACCTCGGCATCCCCGCCGCTCCCGCCCGGACGGGCATCGCCCGTCTCAAGCAGAAGGGCCTGCTCCTGCCGGAGCGCCGCGACGCCGTCGGCTACCGGCTGAGCCCGGCGGCCGTGCCGATGCTGGAGCGCGGCGACCGCCGGATCTTCCGGATGCAGGAGATGACCGACGACGATCCGTGGTGCCTCGTGTCGTTCTCGATCCCGGAGAGTGCGCGCAGCGTGCGTCATCAGCTGCGCCGGCGCCTGCAGTGGATCGGCGCCGGCGTCGTCTCCCCCGCCCTGTGGATCTGCCCCGGGCACCTCAGGGCGGAGGCGGAGCAGATCCTCGACGAGCTCGGTGCCCGCCGCTGGGCGACGCTGTTCGACGCGTCGGCCCCCGCCCCGGCCGGCACGCTGGCCGAGGCCGCGGCGGCGTGGTGGGACCTGGACGCGCTGCGCGGCGAGCACGAAGCCTTCCAGGCCTCGCTCACCGCGCTCCCCGATGCGCCGTTCCCCGCGTACGTGCACCTCATCGACCGCTGGCGGGTGCTGCCCTACACCGATCCGGGACTGCCCCCGGCGATGCTGCCGGCCGACTGGCCGGGCGGACGCAGCTTCGAGGCGTTCGCCCGGCTGTCGGCGGCGTGGGCGGCACCCGCCCTCGCGCATGTCCGCGCCGTGACGGCCTAG
- a CDS encoding FBP domain-containing protein, translated as MRPIDERALRASFCNASRKEVSDITLPPGFAETDFDRLDYLGWIDPKLPRRAYVVVWIDDEPVGVVLQRAEQRVLARAQCSWCEDVTLRNDVQLYVARRAGAAGRKGDTVGVLACAEFGCNAAVRKLPPLAYPGYDRELAREMRILRLQEHVTGFVREVARTD; from the coding sequence ATGCGTCCCATCGACGAGCGCGCCCTGCGCGCCTCCTTCTGCAACGCCTCCCGCAAGGAGGTCTCCGACATCACTCTGCCGCCCGGCTTCGCCGAGACCGATTTCGACCGGCTCGACTACCTCGGCTGGATCGACCCGAAGCTGCCCCGGCGCGCCTATGTCGTCGTGTGGATCGACGACGAACCCGTGGGCGTCGTGCTGCAGCGCGCCGAGCAGCGCGTGCTCGCCCGCGCCCAGTGCTCGTGGTGCGAGGACGTGACGCTCCGCAACGACGTGCAGCTGTACGTCGCCCGACGCGCCGGGGCCGCCGGCCGCAAGGGCGACACGGTCGGTGTGCTCGCGTGCGCGGAGTTCGGCTGCAACGCGGCGGTGCGCAAGCTCCCGCCGCTGGCCTATCCGGGGTACGACCGCGAGCTCGCGCGCGAGATGCGGATCCTGCGGCTGCAGGAGCACGTGACCGGATTCGTGCGCGAGGTCGCCCGGACCGACTAG
- a CDS encoding CsbD family protein — MKNSAEKLGGKVKEGFGKLTDNEKLEAEGQADQVKADAKQAGENVKDAAGKAGDSVKDAFNR; from the coding sequence ATGAAGAATTCCGCTGAGAAGCTGGGTGGCAAGGTCAAGGAAGGCTTCGGCAAGCTCACCGACAACGAGAAGCTCGAGGCCGAAGGCCAGGCGGATCAGGTGAAGGCCGACGCGAAGCAGGCCGGCGAGAACGTGAAGGACGCCGCGGGCAAGGCCGGCGACAGCGTCAAGGACGCGTTCAACCGCTGA
- a CDS encoding DUF7218 family protein — protein MPGRRNNSLKDPELYEELRDDGASKEKAARISNAAARDGRSSVGRRGGKHGDYEDWTVPELRKRAKELGLTGYSGKRKAELISELRNH, from the coding sequence ATGCCAGGACGACGCAACAACTCGCTGAAGGATCCGGAGCTGTACGAAGAGCTCCGCGACGACGGGGCTTCGAAGGAGAAGGCCGCCCGCATCTCGAACGCGGCCGCACGAGACGGCCGCAGCTCGGTCGGCCGCCGCGGCGGGAAGCACGGGGACTACGAGGACTGGACCGTTCCCGAGCTGCGGAAGCGCGCGAAGGAGTTGGGTCTCACCGGCTACAGCGGCAAGCGCAAGGCCGAGCTCATCTCCGAACTGCGAAACCACTGA
- a CDS encoding carboxylate-amine ligase, with translation MTRFGIEEEFLLLDEDSLVPVALSGDILERIGDDVTAGRVTTEYLASQVEALTDPVRTGAEAVQELTALRTAIGRQARVRRAIAAPTGAPFTTLRSPRLSPSAHYDDVARRLAHLTREHEVNGLHVHVEVPDEEERVRSLNRLRAWLPLLLALSTNSPFGNGLDTGFASWRSMLIRRLPSSWCPPRFADVDDYRTRVDQLLDLGTIGEATSLSWAVRLSERYPTVEARVADTQLTAEDAVLSALLTRGIALSSGQRIVADETETIDASIWMASRAGMTARLLDPLTGEIAPAWTVAEHLLDDIGPVLDELGDADAVRAGLARIRADGTGAARQRAAHARDGLPALRRLLQEGTGTPPD, from the coding sequence ATGACGCGCTTCGGGATCGAGGAGGAGTTCCTCCTGCTCGATGAGGATTCGCTCGTCCCCGTCGCCCTCAGCGGTGACATCCTGGAGCGCATCGGCGATGACGTCACCGCCGGACGCGTGACCACCGAGTACCTGGCCTCGCAGGTCGAGGCGCTCACCGACCCGGTGCGCACCGGCGCCGAGGCCGTCCAGGAGCTGACGGCGTTGCGCACGGCCATCGGGAGGCAGGCACGCGTCCGGCGCGCGATCGCGGCACCGACCGGCGCGCCGTTCACCACTCTCCGCTCGCCGCGCCTCTCGCCGTCGGCGCACTACGACGACGTCGCGCGACGGCTGGCGCACCTCACCCGCGAGCACGAGGTCAACGGCCTGCACGTGCACGTGGAGGTGCCGGACGAGGAGGAGCGGGTCCGTTCCCTGAATCGGCTTCGCGCGTGGCTGCCCCTGCTGCTCGCCCTCAGCACGAACAGCCCGTTCGGCAACGGTCTCGACACGGGCTTCGCGAGCTGGCGGAGCATGCTCATCCGCCGACTCCCCTCGTCGTGGTGTCCGCCCCGGTTCGCCGACGTCGACGACTACCGCACGCGCGTGGACCAGCTCCTCGACCTCGGGACCATCGGCGAGGCGACCTCCCTCTCCTGGGCGGTGCGCCTCTCCGAGCGCTACCCGACCGTGGAGGCGCGCGTCGCGGACACGCAGCTCACCGCGGAGGACGCCGTCCTCTCCGCGCTGCTGACCCGCGGGATCGCCCTGTCGTCCGGGCAGCGGATCGTCGCCGATGAGACGGAGACGATCGACGCGTCGATCTGGATGGCGTCGCGAGCCGGGATGACGGCCCGCCTCCTGGATCCGCTCACGGGCGAGATCGCCCCGGCCTGGACGGTGGCGGAGCACCTTCTCGACGACATCGGACCGGTGCTGGACGAGCTCGGCGATGCGGACGCGGTGCGGGCGGGCCTCGCCCGGATACGGGCCGACGGGACCGGCGCGGCACGGCAGCGTGCGGCGCACGCACGGGACGGGCTCCCCGCGCTCCGACGGCTCCTGCAGGAAGGTACCGGAACACCGCCTGACTGA